The following proteins are co-located in the Pomacea canaliculata isolate SZHN2017 linkage group LG8, ASM307304v1, whole genome shotgun sequence genome:
- the LOC112570880 gene encoding uncharacterized protein C19orf47-like: protein MASGTESATETSYWIRFFTDSGIPAGDATHYAVLFTDNRIQKGMLTDLTKEYLNDMGVTRLGDIIAILKHAKVVHDQDAKEKALKGAKMNISVLSSNSPSSRRSTAASRMIDHFLAKEPDAAPMNQPPAPRLSLDSNAAKKSSVFDRLGADSTGLNVSPKVTMPVSGGAATEGSVFNRLGGKSAVKRPASSALAGGDDDDDGGGTPTSPLEYAGVLKFPTATKKRKKIPRKNVSVTLEDSSVPAVSKSPKTSLEPKTFKVTGLSNIKPFKVQVTSTTVSPQLKKTVITSSSSSLDDMLSVAKKKSIQRAEVTTTSVSHGLLSMDAPTHNASAKTRLGKKVITAPASSTTQGFGPTTAVSSTGDIKSRLGPKPLPADPSSTSDAVSKSLATGVFKRLGKKTTS, encoded by the exons ATGGCGTCTGGAACGGAGTCCG caacagagACATCATACTGGATCAGGTTCTTTACGGATTCAGGCATCCCAGCAGGTGATGCAACTCACTATGCTGTACTTTTTACGGACAACCGTATCCAGAAGGGAATGCTTACAGACCTGACAAAGGAATATCTGAATGACATGGGTGTTACACGTCTTGGGGATATCATTGCAATTCTCAAACATGCAAAAGTTGTGCATGATCAG GATGCAAAGGAAAAAGCCCTTAAAGGTGCCAAGATGAACATTTCAGTCTTGTCTTCAAACTCTCCAAGTTCAAGGCGGTCAACAG CTGCCAGTCGTATGATAGATCATTTTTTGGCAAAGGAACCAGATGCTGCTCCAATGAATCAGCCCCCAGCTCCTAGACTGTCACTAGACAGTA atgCTGCTAAAAAATCCTCAGTATTTGATCGGCTGGGTGCAGATTCTACAGGGCTCAATGTCTCACCTAAAGTCACCATGCCAGTATCAGGAGGTGCTGCCACAGAG GGCTCTGTTTTCAATCGTCTGGGTGGGAAATCTGCTGTAAAACGACCAGCATCAAGTGCATTGgcaggtggtgatgatgatgatgatggtggtggaaCTCCAACCAGCCCATTAGAATATGCTGGTGTTTTAAAGTTCCCTACAGCCACTAAAAAACGGAAGAAGATTCCACGTAAGAATGTGTCAGTGACACTTGAAGATTCTTCAGTCCCAGCCGTTTCTAAATCTCCTAAGACTTCACTTGAGCCTAAAACTTTTAAGGTGACTGGTTTGTCAAATATCAAGCCTTTCAAAGTACAAGTGACAAGTACCACAGTGTCACCACAGCTAAAGAAGACTGTGATCACATCATCATCCAGCTCTCTAGATGATATGCTGTCAGTTGCtaagaaaaaat CCATCCAGAGAGCTGAAGTCACCACAACATCAGTCTCGCACGGGCTTTTGTCTATGGATGCTCCAACACATAATGCAAGTGCAAAGACTCGGCTTGGGAAAAAAGTCATCACAGCTCCAGCCAGCAGCACCACTCAGGGGTTTGGTCCTACTACTGCTGTTTCAAGTACAG GTGACATCAAGTCAAGGCTGGGTCCCAAGCCTTTGCCAGCTGATCCATCCAGCACTTCAGATGCTGTCTCAAAATCTTTAGCAACAGGAGTTTTTAAACGACTGGGCAAGAAAACTACTTCCTGA
- the LOC112571189 gene encoding uncharacterized protein LOC112571189 isoform X2 — translation MAAAPSWDEFVTEHLLQSGLFSGVCLLSPQGESIYTYGSLQHLFKDDAQQFLRAFRTISKKAEEETIQKGFHLSLDLSLKNKVFKIYHKTYTSIYSVSTDNQMGLLVSKLPYAVMVCVYSSPVTSAKAVKQLEYFCDKMHS, via the exons ATGGCAGCTGCTCCTTCGTGGGACGAGTTTGTTACGG AGCATCTTCTTCAGAGTGGGCTGTTCAGTGGAGTGTGTCTACTGTCGCCACAAGGGGAGAGCATCTATACATATGGTTCCTTGCAGCATTTGTTCAAA GATGATGCTCAGCAGTTTTTGAGAGCCTTTAGAACAATATCAAAAAAAGCAGAGGAAGAAACTATACAAAAGGGTTTCCACCTGAGTCTTGATTTGAGCCTGAAAAATAAGGTTTTCAAGATCTATCACAAGACGTACACCAG CATCTACTCAGTGTCAACTGACAATCAGATGGGTTTGCTTGTCAGCAAGTTACCATATGCTGTGATGGTCTGTGTGTATTCTTCTCCAGTAACCTCTGCTAAAGCTGTCAAACAGCTGGAATACTTCTGTGACAAAATGcattcttaa
- the LOC112571189 gene encoding uncharacterized protein LOC112571189 isoform X1 → MSHGSCSFVGRVCYGYSADFVSSSKPGAKCFTCRRLSRPLIKEHLLQSGLFSGVCLLSPQGESIYTYGSLQHLFKDDAQQFLRAFRTISKKAEEETIQKGFHLSLDLSLKNKVFKIYHKTYTSIYSVSTDNQMGLLVSKLPYAVMVCVYSSPVTSAKAVKQLEYFCDKMHS, encoded by the exons ATGAGTCATGGCAGCTGCTCCTTCGTGGGACGAGTTTGTTACGG TTACAGCGCGGATTTTGTGTCATCATCAAAGCCAGGTGCAAAGTGCTTTACATGCAGGCGTCTGAGCAGACCTCTTATAAAGG AGCATCTTCTTCAGAGTGGGCTGTTCAGTGGAGTGTGTCTACTGTCGCCACAAGGGGAGAGCATCTATACATATGGTTCCTTGCAGCATTTGTTCAAA GATGATGCTCAGCAGTTTTTGAGAGCCTTTAGAACAATATCAAAAAAAGCAGAGGAAGAAACTATACAAAAGGGTTTCCACCTGAGTCTTGATTTGAGCCTGAAAAATAAGGTTTTCAAGATCTATCACAAGACGTACACCAG CATCTACTCAGTGTCAACTGACAATCAGATGGGTTTGCTTGTCAGCAAGTTACCATATGCTGTGATGGTCTGTGTGTATTCTTCTCCAGTAACCTCTGCTAAAGCTGTCAAACAGCTGGAATACTTCTGTGACAAAATGcattcttaa
- the LOC112570882 gene encoding synaptojanin-2-binding protein-like isoform X1: MPLNLPIVELVLDRGDIGLGFNIRGGIDLPHAPNDTGIFVTRIKEDGAAFKDRRLKEGDKILEVNGKNIERVTHNEAVQIFITAGNVVRMKVQHGAYAYIMKNIEAGRGFQRGSSSKKYIACAVVFLAIAGIGVFVVLRQRQQAS; the protein is encoded by the exons ATGCCGTTGAATCTGCCTATTGTAGAACTTGTATTGGATCGTGGGGATATAG GCCTGGGGTTTAACATTCGTGGTGGTATTGATCTTCCTCATGCACCAAATGACACAGGTATTTTTGTGACACGCATCAAAGAGGATGGTGCAGCATTCAAAGATCGCCGTCTTAAGGAAGGTGATAAAATTTTGGAG GTGAATGGCAAGAACATTGAGCGTGTGACACATAATGAAGCAGTGCAAATCTTCATAACAGCCGGAAATGTTGTACGAATGAAGGTGCAGCATGGAGCATATGCATACATTATG AAAAACATTGAGGCAGGCCGTGGTTTTCAAAGAGGTTCATCTTCCAAAAAATATATTGCCTGTGCAGTGGTTTTCCTTGCAATTGCTGGAATTGGTGTATTTGTGGTTCTTCGGCAAAGACAGCAGGCTTCTTAA
- the LOC112570882 gene encoding synaptojanin-2-binding protein-like isoform X2: MISGLGFNIRGGIDLPHAPNDTGIFVTRIKEDGAAFKDRRLKEGDKILEVNGKNIERVTHNEAVQIFITAGNVVRMKVQHGAYAYIMKNIEAGRGFQRGSSSKKYIACAVVFLAIAGIGVFVVLRQRQQAS; this comes from the exons ATGATTTCAGGCCTGGGGTTTAACATTCGTGGTGGTATTGATCTTCCTCATGCACCAAATGACACAGGTATTTTTGTGACACGCATCAAAGAGGATGGTGCAGCATTCAAAGATCGCCGTCTTAAGGAAGGTGATAAAATTTTGGAG GTGAATGGCAAGAACATTGAGCGTGTGACACATAATGAAGCAGTGCAAATCTTCATAACAGCCGGAAATGTTGTACGAATGAAGGTGCAGCATGGAGCATATGCATACATTATG AAAAACATTGAGGCAGGCCGTGGTTTTCAAAGAGGTTCATCTTCCAAAAAATATATTGCCTGTGCAGTGGTTTTCCTTGCAATTGCTGGAATTGGTGTATTTGTGGTTCTTCGGCAAAGACAGCAGGCTTCTTAA